The Bacillus marinisedimentorum DNA segment TCGCCTTGAACTCACCGATTTTGAGCTTTACCCGATCTGCCGTCCTTAACCAGAGATTTGACCGGCAAATCGCTTTTTCATCGGCTTCGTATATTACTTTTCCGTTTTCAACCTGGACATCTTCGTAACCGAGGCTCCTGACTTCATCGGCGACAATTGCTTCGATTCCCATTGCCGCTGTTGCTATTAACGTAATGTTTGCCATATTATTTCCGCTCCTCCAAATGAGTCATCAGTTGTATTTTTCCCGAAACAGCCTGCATAAGTCAACCCGTTTGTCTCTATTCCCGTCATTTTCTTTATGTAATAAGAAAAGCGCAAGGCGCCTGCTTAGCGGCGTGCGCATAAGCGGGGGGACCCGCAGGAAGGCGGGTTTTCCTTCCGGAGGGGAGCACCGCTTATGACGATAGCCGCTGGCGCCTGGAGCTGGATGACTCCCTTCTCGCTTTTTATCCAGAAAGCAAAAATTTTATAATTTCCTTAACAATAAAAAAACTTCCGGATGCGGATGATCCGGAAGCTTCTGCTATGATTTAATCATGTGATATACAATACGACCAATAACGTTCTGTAAGCCATGTTTTGTACCTTTGTACTGCAAGCGGTGTCAACCTCGTACTCAGGCGGCAATCATCTATCTGCGGCAAACAGTCTGCCTGCCGTCCTTCTCTCCGTTTGATTCCTTCGAGAAGGCGCCCCTACCAATATTTGGGTTTCTCGCTCGAGGGGTTTACCTCGTTCCACTCCCTCCGTTTCCGGAAGGACTTCGTCACTGTGGCACTTTCAAGGTACCGGCACCATATCGCCGAAGCGACACAGGTGCTTTCCCTGCCGTTAGCCTGGCATCAGGCTACCCTGGCTTATGATTTCGCCAGGCACGAACACTACAGGCATCTCAGCCTGTGCGAGCATGGACTTTCCTCTATGCGGTCAAGCCGCACAGCGATTACCCGAACGTTATTGAGTTGTAATATCACAAGATTTAATTATAGCACATATTGATTAATTGTCAAGAATTCGACTAACAGCCTCTTATTCGTACAATTTGCTGCCGAATACGTGCTTTTCCAGATTCGATAAGCGCCTCAAAATGTCATAGTTGGTTGTATTGGCAGCTGGCTGGGGTTTCGGCGATTCTTCTGCCTGTTTTTTCAAGCGAAGGTTCTCCTGCTGCAGACGCTCGATTTCCTGATGGAATGTTTCATAATCTTTGATGACAAGATCAAGAAATTGGTCCACTTCATCCTGGTCATATCCCCTGAAGCCCGATTTGAAGTCTTTTTCCAATATTTCCTTAGCGGTTAAACGAATTTTATCTGAAAACATCATCATTCACCCCATATCTCTACCCTTTAGTATAACTTTTATTTTTTCAGATGATTCACGAATTGTCAATTTGATTCAACCATTCCAGAAATCAGGATTGTTTTCCTGCTCGTCCCTGATTGTTTCATCAATATCAAATGGCGTGATGAACATGAGTTCAGGGCCTGGCTTCTCCTCCCTCATCTTCCTGGCCGCCTCCACGATATATCCGGGGCTGCCGCCTCTTTCTTCGTCATATAGCACTAGTATCATATCACATTTATGAACCAGGAAATCATTCTTCAGTTGGAATTGGCCTGGGTTTTCATATTTCCGGCGGGTAATACTGTCGGTAAAATCGGCCTGTGACTG contains these protein-coding regions:
- the gpsB gene encoding cell division regulator GpsB, with product MFSDKIRLTAKEILEKDFKSGFRGYDQDEVDQFLDLVIKDYETFHQEIERLQQENLRLKKQAEESPKPQPAANTTNYDILRRLSNLEKHVFGSKLYE